A stretch of Equus caballus isolate H_3958 breed thoroughbred chromosome 11, TB-T2T, whole genome shotgun sequence DNA encodes these proteins:
- the FN3KRP gene encoding ketosamine-3-kinase produces the protein MANMEALLKRELGCGSVKATGHSGGGCISQGQSYDTDRGRVFVKVNPKAEAKRMFEGEMASLTAILKTGTVKVPRPIKVLDAPGGGSMLVMEHLDMSHLSSHAAKLGAQLADLHLDNKKLGETLRKEASTVGKGGGQVERPFVDQFGFDVVTCCGYLPQVNDWQKDWVEFYAQQRIQPQMDMVEKGSGDREARELWSALQLKIPDMFRDLDIVPALLHGDLWAGNVAEDSSGPIIFDPASFYGHSEYELAIAGMFGGFSGSFYSAYHSKIPKAPGFDKRLRLYQLFHYLNHWNHFGSGYRGSSLSIMRNLTK, from the exons ATGGCTAACATGGAGGCGCTGCTGAAGCGGGAGCTGGGCTGCGGCTCCGTCAAGGCCACGGGTCACTCCGGAGGCGGGTGCATTAGCCAGGGCCAGAGTTACGACACGGACAGAGGACGAGTGTTTGTGAAAGTGAACCCCAAGGCGGAG GCCAAGAGGATGTTTGAAGGGGAGATGGCAAGTCTGACGGCCATCCTGAAAACAGGCACAGTGAAAGTGCCCAGACCCATCAAGGTTCTCGATGCGCCCGGAGGCGGCAGCATGCTGGTGATGGAGCACCTGGACATGTCCCATCTCAGCAG TCATGCTGCAAAGCTTGGAGCCCAGCTAGCAGATCTACACCTAGATAACAAGAAGCTTGGAGAGACGCTCCGGAAGGAGGCCAGCACAGTGG GGAAAGGAGGCGGGCAGGTGGAACGGCCCTTCGTGGACCAGTTCGGGTTTGATGTGGTGACGTGCTGTGGATACCTCCCCCAG GTGAATGACTGGCAGAAGGACTGGGTTGAATTCTATGCCCAGCAGCGCATTCAGCCCCAGATGGACATGGTGGAGAAGGGGTCTGGGGACAGGGAGGCCCGTGAGCTCTGGTCTGCTCTGCAG CTGAAGATCCCTGACATGTTCCGTGATCTGGACATCGTCCCAGCCCTCCTGCACGGGGACCTCTGGGCAGGAAACGTAGCAGAGGATTCCTCTGGGCCCATCATTTTTGATCCTGCTTCTTTCTATGGCCACTCGGAGTATGAGCTGGCCATAGCGGGCATGTTTGGGGGCTTCAGTGGCTCCTTCTACTCTGCGTACCACAGCAAAATCCCCAAGGCTCCAGGGTTTGATAAGCGCCTTCGGCTGTATCAGCTCTTTCACTATTTAAACCACTGGAATCATTTCGGATCAGGGTATAGAGGGTCCTCCCTCAGCATCATGAGGAATCTCACCAAATGA